The genomic DNA TCACCGCTATCCCGATCGCCAGAAGCAACGCTGCCGCCATTACCGCCACCAGGATCGCCTTGATCCTGTCAACGAGCTTGTTCGCCTGTTTTTCCATATCTGCAAGGCGCTGGTCCGCAACCTTCGCATAGTCAGCTATGCCCGTCTCCGCACGGTGCGTTTCATCCTTGAACTGCCCTATGGCCTTGTTTGCATCGGCAGTGGTCGTGATGGCGCCGGCCGCTATCTTATCGCAGACACCGTTAAACCCCGCAGCGTATCCGTCCAAGTCCTTTCTGAGGGAAGCGATTGTCTCCCTGTCCTTGCTCACGTCCGAATCGGTGATTCCAGCAAGGATCTTGCTGATGCCGTTGAGGCGTTCCTGCCCCCGCTCCAGGGTCTCACTCCACTTCTTCCGGTAGTCGGCCACCTTCTCGGCATCCTGGATATTGATGAAGGCGTCCTTCTCGTAACGGCGGAGCTGGTTGATGTTGGCCCTGAGCCGCTGGCTGAACTCGACGATCTTGGCGTCGGTGTTGATCGATTCTTCAAGGAGCCTGTCCATCTTGCCGACCGCCCAGTACCCCACGCAGCCGACGGCCAGCAGAAAGAGCAGCACCGCCGCGAAGCCGGCCATCAGCCTCGTCCCGATCTTCATGTTTCCAAATGCGTTCATGTTTCCCCCTTCGTTCCGTCGCAAACGGCCCTTTTACTGGTTCACTGCGAGCCCGCCCGGTTCTTCGCCCCCACCCGCGAGGACCGCTTCATCACCGGCAAAGCAGGTATCGATGTCAAGGATGATGACGAAGCCGTCGTTACGCTTGCCCATCCCCTTGATGAATTCGGTGTTCAGTCGCGTGCCGATTCGCGGCGCACCCTGGATATCCTCCGGCTCCAGGTCCACCACCTCCTGCACGGAATCCGCCATGGCACCGAGTATGATGGTGTCCTCCCCCATCACGACTTCTATGATGATCACACAGGTCCCGATGGTTTTCTCGGTACGTGACATGCCGAATTTGAGCCGCAGGTCCACAACCGGCACCACACTGCCGCGCAGGTTGATGACTCCTCGCATATACTCCGGTGTTTGCGGCACTTTCGTAACTGAAGTAAAATCCATCACTTCCCGCACTTTGCCGATCTCAAGGGCAAAGACCTCCTCGTCCAGCTTGAAGGTCAGATACTGGGTCGATGCGCCCACCGCGTCACTCATCTTGCACTCCTTTCATAAGCCATTTCACATTCCAGGCTGCGTACCGGCTCTTTTCGGAATGGAAGAAAGCGCCTTAAGCAAAAAAAATGAAGCATTGTCACACAGGACGCGAAAGAATTAATGATTGCGGCGTTTTAGGAGAGAAAATAAAAAAACGGGCCCGGTTGCGGGCCCGCCTCTTGTGAGGAGCTTGAGGATGGGGGTCAGAAGCGCTCGAAGCCGGCGTCAATCTTGTCGTCACTCATGTTGAGCGCCGCCCCCTCCGCACCCACGGCAGCCCTTGTCACGCGGTCGTGGTACTGGTGAGCAGGGGGGGCCAGGTGCTTCACCTTCGCCTTCTTCGTCTGGTGCCCCTGTGCCGGAGCAACCGTACTGCTCCTGGCGCCCTGATTGTCCAGCCTGAAAAAGTCGATGCTGTTCTGCAGCCGCTCGGCCTGTGAAGCAAGCTCCTCGGCGGTGGAAGCCATCTCCTCGGCTGCCGCGGAATTCTGCTGGATTACCTGGTCGAGCTGCTGGATGGCCTTGTTGATCTGGTCCGCGCCGGAATCCTGCTCGCGGCTGGCGGCGCTTATCTCCTGCACGAGCTCCGCTGTCTTCTGAATGTCCGGAACCATCTTGGCCAGCAGCTCCCCTGCCGTTTCGGCTACCTCCACCGAATTGGCCGAGAGGTCGCTTATCTCGGCAGCCGCTTTCTGGCTCCGTTCGGCGAGCTTTCGAACTTCCGAAGCGACAACCGCGAACCCTTTCCCATGCTCCCCGGCCCTGGCCGCTTCGATTGCCGCATTGAGAGCCAGCAGGTTCGTCTGCCGTGCGATCTCTTCGATGATGGAGATCTTCCCTGCGATTTCCTTCATGGCATGGACCGTCTGCTCGACTGCAGTGCCCCCCTTCTTGGCGTCTTCGGCTGATTTCACGGCTATCTTCTCAGTTTCGTGCGCATTGTCTGCGTTCTGCTTGATGTTGGAAGTCATCTGCTCCATGGAGGAGGATGCCTCCTCCGCGGAAGCTGCCTGTTCCGTGGCCCCCTGCGACATCTCCTCGGCGCCGGAGGAGAGTTCCTGGCTTCCCGACGCCACGTTGTCGGCGGCTCCCTTTACATCGGTCACGATCTCCTTGAGCTGCTCCACCATCCCGTTCAGAGCGGCGGCCAGCTGTCCCACTTCATCCTTCCGATCGATCTCGATCCGCTGGGTCAGATCACCCTTGGCCACCGCCTCGGCAAAGGCTACGCCCCGCTTCAGCGGAAGACTGATCATCCGGGAAATCACGACACCAAGGAGAGCGGAGAGGATAACACCGAAGGCAAGGAAGGCCACCATCATGGCCTTTGCAGCCTTGGCCGTTGCGGTATTCTCGTCCGATTTCTTGCTGGCAAGCTCAATCTTCAGGTCGGCCAGCTTCTGAATATCTTCGTCCACCGCACGAGCCGCTCCGGTCATTGCCTGGCTGCGCATGTGTGCTACAGCTTCGCTGC from Geobacter sp. DSM 9736 includes the following:
- a CDS encoding methyl-accepting chemotaxis protein: MKWFVDLKIGSKLLVSFFLMALISAAIGAVGMVKIDTIEKADTAMYELNTKPMSPILDAAVAFQRIRVNYRDLALSESAEENARYAATIKELRGKIDAALPEIEKSLVSEETKKIFAQLKESLVKFQPELEKVVALASANRSSEAVAHMRSQAMTGAARAVDEDIQKLADLKIELASKKSDENTATAKAAKAMMVAFLAFGVILSALLGVVISRMISLPLKRGVAFAEAVAKGDLTQRIEIDRKDEVGQLAAALNGMVEQLKEIVTDVKGAADNVASGSQELSSGAEEMSQGATEQAASAEEASSSMEQMTSNIKQNADNAHETEKIAVKSAEDAKKGGTAVEQTVHAMKEIAGKISIIEEIARQTNLLALNAAIEAARAGEHGKGFAVVASEVRKLAERSQKAAAEISDLSANSVEVAETAGELLAKMVPDIQKTAELVQEISAASREQDSGADQINKAIQQLDQVIQQNSAAAEEMASTAEELASQAERLQNSIDFFRLDNQGARSSTVAPAQGHQTKKAKVKHLAPPAHQYHDRVTRAAVGAEGAALNMSDDKIDAGFERF
- a CDS encoding chemotaxis protein CheW, producing MSDAVGASTQYLTFKLDEEVFALEIGKVREVMDFTSVTKVPQTPEYMRGVINLRGSVVPVVDLRLKFGMSRTEKTIGTCVIIIEVVMGEDTIILGAMADSVQEVVDLEPEDIQGAPRIGTRLNTEFIKGMGKRNDGFVIILDIDTCFAGDEAVLAGGGEEPGGLAVNQ